In the genome of Mycobacterium kansasii ATCC 12478, one region contains:
- a CDS encoding erythromycin esterase family protein — protein MTSSAKTTRHAPRRVFRDRGEAGRVLASLLSAYRDHEDVIVLGLARGGIPVAWEVAAALHAPLDAFIVRKLGVPGHEEFALGALASGGRVVVNDDVVRGLRITPQQLRDIAEREGRELVRREAIYRAGRPPLDVAGKTVILVDDGLATGASMFAAVQALREAEPEQIVIAVPAAPESTCREFAGVVDDVVCASMPTPFLAVGESFWDFRQVTDEEVRRLLATPTSGISVIRPAAPTAAEVISSVAIDAPGGVPPSETLEELIGDARIVLIGESSHGTHEFYAARAAITKWLIEEKGFCAVAAEADWPDAYRVNRYVRGLGEDRSAAAALSGFERFPAWMWRNVVVRDFVDWLRARNQRHRANGGRQAGFYGLDLYSLHRSTHEVISFLDKVDPTAAARARSRYACFDHTSADDGQAYGYAAAFGAGPSCERQAIEQLVDLQRHLLSYARRDGLLAEDEAFYAQQNAQTVRNAEVYYRAMFSGRVTSWNLRDQHMAQTLDALLKHLDRHDNVPPARIVVWAHNSHVGDARATEVWADGQLTLGQLVRQRYGDESRLIGLCTYSGTVTAASEWGGIAERKVVRPALNGSIEQLLHETGRNAFLVSPQITPEAADPLSVVRLGRAIGVIYLPATERQSHYFHVRPADQFDAMIHIDKTRALEPLETTSLWIAGETPETYPSGL, from the coding sequence ATGACCAGCTCAGCGAAGACCACCCGGCATGCGCCGCGGCGGGTGTTCCGCGATCGCGGCGAGGCCGGCCGGGTGCTGGCAAGTCTGTTGAGTGCCTACCGCGACCACGAGGACGTGATCGTGTTGGGCCTGGCGCGGGGCGGCATACCCGTCGCCTGGGAGGTGGCGGCGGCGCTGCACGCTCCGCTGGACGCCTTCATCGTCCGTAAGCTCGGCGTTCCCGGCCACGAAGAGTTTGCCTTGGGCGCGCTGGCAAGCGGTGGCCGCGTCGTCGTCAACGACGATGTGGTGCGGGGGTTGCGGATCACGCCGCAGCAACTGCGCGACATCGCCGAGCGCGAGGGCCGCGAGTTGGTCCGCCGCGAGGCCATTTATCGCGCTGGCCGCCCGCCGCTCGACGTCGCCGGCAAGACGGTGATCCTGGTCGACGATGGGTTGGCCACCGGCGCAAGCATGTTCGCGGCGGTGCAGGCGCTGCGCGAAGCCGAGCCCGAACAGATCGTGATCGCGGTTCCGGCCGCCCCGGAATCCACCTGCCGGGAGTTCGCCGGTGTGGTCGATGACGTCGTATGCGCCTCCATGCCCACCCCGTTTCTGGCGGTAGGTGAGTCGTTCTGGGACTTTCGCCAGGTCACCGACGAGGAGGTCCGCCGGCTGTTGGCCACCCCGACCTCGGGCATCTCGGTGATCAGACCCGCGGCGCCGACAGCCGCCGAGGTGATCAGCAGCGTGGCAATCGACGCTCCCGGCGGTGTTCCACCATCTGAAACCCTGGAAGAGCTGATCGGCGACGCGCGGATCGTGTTGATCGGCGAAAGCTCGCACGGCACGCACGAGTTCTACGCGGCCCGGGCCGCCATCACGAAATGGCTGATCGAGGAGAAGGGCTTCTGCGCCGTTGCCGCGGAGGCGGACTGGCCCGACGCCTACCGGGTGAATCGTTATGTGCGCGGCCTGGGCGAGGACCGCAGCGCCGCGGCAGCGTTGAGCGGCTTCGAGCGCTTTCCGGCCTGGATGTGGCGCAACGTCGTGGTCCGCGACTTCGTCGACTGGCTGCGCGCACGCAACCAGCGGCATCGGGCAAATGGTGGACGGCAAGCCGGTTTCTACGGCCTGGACCTGTACAGCCTGCACCGCTCGACGCACGAAGTGATCAGCTTCCTCGACAAGGTCGACCCCACCGCGGCGGCACGGGCACGCTCCCGTTACGCCTGCTTTGACCACACCTCCGCCGACGACGGTCAGGCCTACGGGTACGCGGCGGCATTTGGCGCCGGTCCCTCGTGCGAACGTCAAGCCATCGAGCAATTGGTCGACCTGCAGCGCCACCTGCTCAGCTATGCGCGCAGGGACGGACTGCTCGCCGAGGACGAAGCGTTCTACGCCCAACAAAATGCGCAGACGGTACGCAACGCGGAGGTGTACTACCGCGCGATGTTCAGCGGGCGGGTCACTTCATGGAATTTGCGCGATCAGCACATGGCCCAGACCCTGGACGCACTGCTGAAGCACCTCGATCGCCACGACAATGTCCCACCGGCCCGAATAGTGGTGTGGGCACACAATTCTCACGTCGGGGACGCCCGGGCCACCGAAGTATGGGCCGACGGACAACTCACCCTCGGCCAACTTGTTCGCCAACGATACGGCGACGAATCGCGGCTGATCGGGCTGTGCACCTACTCCGGCACGGTGACCGCTGCCAGCGAATGGGGCGGCATCGCCGAACGCAAGGTGGTTCGACCCGCACTCAACGGAAGCATCGAGCAACTACTTCACGAGACCGGACGTAACGCCTTCCTGGTGTCACCGCAGATAACCCCGGAAGCCGCCGACCCGCTCAGCGTCGTGCGGCTGGGCCGTGCCATCGGGGTGATCTACCTGCCTGCGACGGAACGGCAAAGCCATTACTTCCACGTCCGTCCCGCCGATCAGTTCGACGCGATGATCCACATCGACAAGACGCGTGCGCTCGAACCTCTCGAGACCACCAGTTTGTGGATCGCCGGCGAGACACCGGAAACCTACCCGAGTGGCCTGTAG
- a CDS encoding Hsp20/alpha crystallin family protein: MTSFSVQRRPRSLFPDFSELLAGFPSFAGPRVAAESRLMPLEDELKDGRYEVRAEIPGVDPATDIDITVHDGRLTIKAERTEKKEFDGRSEFSYGSFVRTVALPAGADEDSIEATYDKGILTVSVAVSDAKPAERRIPIRRAN; the protein is encoded by the coding sequence ATGACTTCTTTCTCCGTGCAGCGCCGGCCCAGGTCACTGTTCCCGGACTTTTCCGAACTGCTCGCCGGCTTTCCGTCGTTTGCCGGCCCGCGTGTCGCGGCCGAAAGCCGGCTGATGCCGCTCGAGGACGAATTGAAGGACGGCCGCTATGAGGTGCGCGCCGAAATCCCGGGTGTCGACCCGGCAACGGACATCGACATCACCGTGCACGACGGGCGGCTGACCATCAAGGCCGAACGAACCGAGAAGAAAGAATTCGACGGACGCTCGGAATTCTCCTACGGCTCATTCGTTCGGACCGTCGCGTTGCCGGCGGGCGCCGACGAAGACAGCATCGAGGCCACCTACGACAAAGGCATCCTCACCGTCTCCGTTGCCGTGTCGGACGCCAAGCCCGCCGAGCGCCGGATTCCGATCCGGCGCGCGAACTGA
- a CDS encoding Acg family FMN-binding oxidoreductase — protein MTQAMVDTGVITKAVELACHAPSLHNSQPWRWLADSTAVDLFLDPHRLVTSADSSGREAVISCGALLDHFQVAMAAAGWNAAVDLFPNPNDLDHLASIDFAPMDYVTQPRRDRADAILRRRTDRRPFRAPSEWASLESVLRSSFENDGIELAVLADEARPRLAEASRLTEALRRYDDSYHHELAWWTAPSRESEGIPESALASGSAARAVAVNRRFPTDWHSERSSASRPDQARIVVLSTPGDTRADALDCGRALSAVLLECTLAGLATCPVTHLTEIAASRAIVGDLVGSPAVPQVLIRVGVAPAGEIPPPTPRRLLRDVLEFRR, from the coding sequence ATGACCCAAGCGATGGTCGACACCGGGGTAATCACGAAGGCCGTGGAGTTGGCGTGCCATGCTCCTTCACTGCACAACAGCCAGCCGTGGCGGTGGTTGGCGGACAGCACGGCCGTCGATTTGTTCCTCGACCCGCACCGATTGGTGACCTCGGCAGACAGCTCGGGTCGCGAAGCGGTGATCAGTTGCGGCGCCCTGCTCGATCACTTTCAGGTCGCCATGGCCGCCGCCGGGTGGAACGCGGCTGTCGACCTTTTTCCCAACCCCAACGATCTGGACCACCTGGCCTCGATCGACTTCGCCCCGATGGACTATGTCACCCAACCCCGGCGTGACCGGGCCGACGCGATATTGCGTCGCCGAACCGACCGGCGTCCATTCCGGGCGCCAAGCGAATGGGCGTCATTGGAATCCGTGCTGCGCAGCTCCTTCGAAAACGACGGGATCGAGCTCGCGGTATTGGCCGACGAGGCGCGGCCCCGACTCGCCGAGGCGTCCCGGCTCACCGAGGCCCTGCGCCGCTACGACGACTCATACCATCATGAATTAGCTTGGTGGACAGCGCCTTCCAGGGAATCTGAAGGGATACCCGAAAGCGCGCTGGCGTCCGGGTCGGCGGCTCGGGCGGTGGCTGTGAATCGCCGGTTCCCCACTGACTGGCACAGCGAGCGCAGTTCGGCCAGCAGGCCGGATCAAGCCAGAATCGTGGTGCTGTCGACGCCCGGCGACACGCGCGCCGACGCACTCGATTGCGGCCGGGCGCTGTCGGCCGTATTGCTGGAGTGCACCCTTGCCGGATTGGCGACCTGTCCGGTCACCCATCTCACCGAGATAGCAGCCAGCCGCGCCATCGTCGGCGATCTCGTCGGCAGCCCGGCGGTACCTCAGGTGTTGATCCGGGTCGGTGTAGCACCTGCCGGCGAGATTCCCCCGCCCACACCGCGACGACTGTTGCGCGACGTGCTGGAGTTTCGCCGCTGA
- the acsA gene encoding acetate--CoA ligase yields MDVIHKTPHDYRVPPNLSDYEQARAQFRWSDVPALCEGMGENRCNIGYAALDRHVQDAAGPAATHTALRFVTDKSWDGAMSTRDLSYAELSRLAARFTGVLRALGINKGYRVFTIMGRIPELYITMLGALRNGSVVSPLFSAFGPEPIATRVEIGQADVLVTTKAIYQRKIAKIRDRLTSVRHVLVVDDDKSGEQLPGTLNFWDWMTAADENTPVEPTTADDPALLHFTSGTTGTPKGAIHVHGAVAMHYVTGRYALDLHPDDIYWCTADPGWVTGTSYGIISPLLHGVTSVVDEAEFDAERWYRILQDQSVSVWYTAPTGIRMLIKAGAELAGHYRFPQLRFIASVGEPLNPEAVWWGKRVLGLPIHDNWWQTETGGIMIANTPAFDIKPGSMGRPLPGVDAYIVHQNDDGSTSVIEEPDVEGELALKPGWPSMFRGYLHAEDRYRKCFSDGLYLTGDLAKKDADGYFWFVGRKDDVIKSAGHLIGPFEVESALTDHPAVAEAAVIGKPDPTVGSVIKAFVTLKDGFVADDDLRLQLLGHARKRLGAAVAPKEIQFVDALPHTSSGKIMRRLLKARELGLPEGDTSTVENLTAPQQQEPQEVSQ; encoded by the coding sequence ATGGATGTCATTCACAAGACGCCCCACGACTACCGCGTTCCCCCCAATCTCAGCGACTACGAGCAGGCACGCGCCCAGTTCAGGTGGTCCGATGTGCCGGCGCTGTGTGAGGGCATGGGGGAAAACAGATGCAACATCGGCTACGCCGCCCTGGACAGACACGTCCAGGACGCGGCCGGCCCGGCCGCAACGCATACCGCATTGCGGTTCGTCACCGACAAAAGCTGGGACGGCGCGATGTCCACGCGGGATCTCAGCTATGCGGAGCTGAGCCGGCTTGCGGCGCGATTCACCGGCGTGTTGCGCGCGCTGGGCATCAACAAGGGCTACCGCGTGTTCACGATCATGGGCCGCATCCCCGAGCTCTACATCACGATGCTGGGCGCGCTGCGCAACGGCAGTGTCGTGTCGCCGTTGTTCTCGGCTTTCGGCCCCGAGCCGATCGCCACCCGAGTCGAAATCGGGCAAGCCGACGTGCTGGTGACCACGAAGGCGATCTACCAGCGCAAGATCGCCAAGATCCGCGACCGGTTGACGTCGGTGCGGCATGTCCTCGTGGTGGACGACGACAAGTCGGGCGAGCAGCTGCCGGGAACGCTCAACTTCTGGGACTGGATGACCGCGGCCGACGAGAACACGCCGGTCGAGCCGACCACCGCCGACGACCCGGCCCTACTGCACTTCACCAGTGGCACCACGGGCACCCCCAAGGGCGCCATCCATGTCCACGGCGCCGTCGCGATGCACTATGTCACCGGCCGCTACGCACTCGATCTTCATCCCGACGACATCTATTGGTGCACAGCCGATCCCGGATGGGTCACCGGAACGTCGTACGGCATCATCAGTCCCCTGCTGCACGGCGTGACGTCGGTTGTCGACGAAGCGGAGTTCGACGCCGAACGGTGGTACCGGATACTGCAGGACCAAAGTGTCTCGGTCTGGTACACCGCACCGACCGGCATCAGGATGCTGATCAAGGCGGGGGCCGAACTTGCGGGGCACTATCGCTTCCCCCAGCTGCGGTTCATCGCCAGTGTGGGCGAACCACTCAATCCCGAAGCGGTCTGGTGGGGAAAACGGGTGCTGGGCTTACCGATTCACGACAATTGGTGGCAAACCGAAACCGGTGGGATCATGATCGCCAACACGCCGGCGTTCGACATCAAGCCCGGCTCGATGGGCCGGCCGTTACCTGGGGTGGACGCCTACATCGTGCACCAGAACGACGACGGCAGCACGTCGGTGATCGAGGAGCCGGACGTGGAGGGTGAGCTGGCCCTCAAGCCGGGCTGGCCGTCGATGTTCCGCGGCTATCTGCACGCCGAGGACCGGTATCGAAAGTGCTTCAGCGACGGGCTTTATCTCACCGGCGATCTGGCGAAGAAGGACGCCGACGGCTACTTCTGGTTCGTCGGCCGCAAGGACGACGTGATCAAATCCGCCGGCCATCTGATCGGGCCGTTCGAGGTGGAAAGCGCGCTGACCGACCATCCGGCGGTGGCCGAGGCGGCCGTCATCGGCAAGCCGGATCCGACCGTCGGCTCGGTCATCAAAGCCTTTGTCACCCTCAAGGACGGTTTCGTCGCCGACGACGACCTGCGCCTGCAGCTGCTCGGACACGCCCGCAAGCGGCTCGGAGCTGCCGTGGCGCCCAAGGAGATTCAGTTCGTCGATGCGTTGCCGCACACCAGCAGCGGCAAGATCATGCGGCGGCTGCTGAAGGCCCGCGAACTCGGGCTACCCGAAGGCGATACGTCGACCGTGGAGAACTTGACCGCTCCTCAGCAACAGGAGCCCCAGGAGGTGTCGCAGTGA
- the pdhA gene encoding pyruvate dehydrogenase (acetyl-transferring) E1 component subunit alpha has protein sequence MTDTKLAQELLADMVRVRRMEEKCAELYSAAKIRGFLHLYVGEEAVAAGSLRALAEDDAVVATYREHAHALLRGIPMTSIMAEMFGKQEGCSRGRGGSMHLFDKSRRFYGGNAIVAGGLPLAVGVALADAMLKRNRVTACYFGDGAVAEGAFHESLNMAALWNLPVLFLCENNLYAMGTALDRAQSQTDLTVKAASYKVPTLAVDGMDVEACLNATQQGVDHVRNTGGPFFIEFRTYRFRAHSMFDPELYRDKAEVQRWRERDPIRLFTEQCLDSGTLTDDDVREIEDAAAAEIEAAVAYAEAGTWEDPADLARDVLTPVGESTAADESTWEPTR, from the coding sequence GTGACCGATACGAAGCTGGCGCAGGAACTGCTGGCGGATATGGTCCGGGTGCGCCGGATGGAAGAAAAATGCGCAGAACTCTACAGCGCGGCCAAGATTCGGGGGTTCCTGCATCTCTACGTCGGCGAGGAGGCCGTGGCCGCCGGTTCCCTGCGCGCCCTGGCCGAGGACGACGCGGTGGTGGCGACCTACCGCGAACATGCGCACGCGCTGCTGCGCGGTATCCCGATGACCTCGATCATGGCCGAGATGTTCGGCAAGCAGGAGGGCTGCTCGCGCGGCCGCGGCGGGTCGATGCACCTGTTCGACAAGTCCAGGCGGTTCTACGGCGGCAACGCGATTGTGGCCGGCGGCCTGCCGCTGGCGGTGGGTGTCGCGCTCGCCGACGCGATGCTGAAGCGAAACCGCGTGACAGCATGCTATTTCGGCGACGGCGCGGTCGCCGAGGGCGCCTTTCACGAGTCGTTGAACATGGCGGCGCTGTGGAACCTGCCGGTGTTGTTCCTGTGCGAGAACAACCTTTACGCCATGGGTACCGCACTGGACCGGGCGCAGTCGCAGACCGACCTCACCGTCAAGGCGGCGTCGTATAAGGTTCCGACGCTGGCCGTGGACGGGATGGACGTCGAGGCGTGCCTCAACGCCACGCAACAGGGTGTCGACCACGTCCGCAACACCGGCGGCCCGTTCTTCATCGAGTTCCGTACCTACCGGTTCCGCGCGCATTCGATGTTCGACCCGGAACTGTACCGCGACAAGGCCGAAGTCCAGCGTTGGCGCGAGCGCGACCCGATCCGGCTATTCACCGAACAGTGCCTGGACAGCGGCACTCTCACCGACGACGACGTGCGCGAGATCGAGGATGCGGCGGCCGCCGAGATCGAGGCCGCGGTGGCCTACGCCGAAGCCGGGACGTGGGAAGACCCGGCCGACCTCGCGCGTGATGTGCTGACGCCGGTCGGGGAGAGCACCGCGGCCGACGAATCGACTTGGGAGCCGACGCGATGA
- a CDS encoding alpha-ketoacid dehydrogenase subunit beta translates to MKTSYRTAVHDGIRDALSNDPHVVLMGEDVGRYGGTYAASKGLLEEFGPDRVRDTPLSELGFVGIGIGAALNGLRPIVEVMTVNFSLLALDQIVNTAAALRHMSGGQFSVPIVVRMATGAGRQLAAQHSHSLEPWYAHIPGIKVVAPATIEDAYGMLAPALADPDPVIIFEHVQLYNTSADVEALKPTDICRAAVRRSGADVTLIAYGGCLGKALDAANELSLAGIDCEVIDLRVLRPLDTDTILESVRKTHRAVVIDEAWRSGSLAGEISAQIMEGAFYDLDAPVGRVCSAEVPIPYAKHLEEAALPQPAKIVAAVRDMFGDQS, encoded by the coding sequence ATGAAGACCAGCTACCGAACCGCGGTTCACGACGGCATTCGCGACGCCTTGAGCAACGACCCGCACGTCGTGCTGATGGGCGAAGACGTCGGACGCTACGGCGGAACGTACGCCGCGTCCAAGGGCCTGCTGGAGGAATTCGGCCCGGACCGGGTGCGCGACACCCCGCTGTCCGAGCTGGGTTTCGTCGGTATCGGAATCGGCGCGGCCCTCAACGGATTACGCCCGATCGTCGAAGTCATGACGGTGAACTTCAGCCTGCTGGCGCTGGACCAGATCGTCAATACCGCTGCGGCGCTGCGACACATGTCCGGCGGGCAGTTCTCGGTGCCGATCGTCGTGCGGATGGCGACCGGAGCCGGGCGTCAACTCGCCGCTCAGCACTCCCATAGCCTCGAGCCGTGGTACGCCCACATTCCGGGCATCAAGGTGGTGGCTCCGGCAACCATCGAGGACGCCTATGGCATGCTGGCCCCCGCGTTGGCCGACCCCGACCCGGTGATCATTTTCGAGCACGTTCAGCTCTACAACACCTCGGCCGACGTCGAGGCGCTCAAACCGACCGATATCTGCCGGGCGGCGGTGCGCCGCAGCGGCGCCGACGTAACGCTGATCGCCTACGGGGGCTGTCTGGGCAAGGCGCTCGACGCGGCCAACGAGCTGTCACTGGCCGGAATCGACTGCGAAGTCATCGATCTGCGGGTGCTGCGGCCGCTGGACACCGACACCATCCTGGAATCGGTCCGCAAGACACACCGCGCGGTGGTGATCGACGAGGCGTGGCGCAGTGGCAGTTTGGCGGGAGAAATCTCGGCGCAAATCATGGAGGGCGCGTTCTACGACCTCGATGCACCGGTGGGCCGGGTCTGCAGCGCAGAGGTTCCGATTCCGTATGCCAAACACTTGGAGGAGGCGGCGCTGCCGCAGCCCGCCAAGATCGTCGCCGCCGTGCGCGACATGTTCGGTGACCAATCATGA
- a CDS encoding dihydrolipoamide acetyltransferase family protein, translated as MIEFTMPALGSDMDEGTLNEWLVKPGDKVTRGQIVAIIETTKAAVEIECWQEGTVNELLVPVGETVEVGTPLATLLEPGERPAKQPRKRVRPPIAAAAAPAPAPSRAAAPAGVAPPGHRRWVSPAARRLAQTLHVDLDTVTGTGPQGAVTINDVEHAAAAKPAEKPSAKIATKPTAADRAALMRKSIAAAMSRSKREIPHYYLADEIIMEKSLTWLTARNAQRSITERVLPAVLLLKAVGLAAQRYGEFNGFWRDDGFQPATGVHVGVGISLRGGGLVAPAIHDVPDKKLDDLMGDLTDLVARARSFSLRSSEMSDPTITVTNLGDQGVDTVFGVIYPPQVAIVGFGKPSQRVCVIDGGIRVVTTVQGTLAADHRASDGHRGALFLSAINELLQQPDLLEK; from the coding sequence ATGATCGAGTTCACCATGCCCGCACTCGGCTCCGACATGGACGAGGGCACCCTGAATGAATGGCTGGTCAAACCCGGCGACAAGGTGACCCGCGGGCAGATCGTGGCGATCATCGAAACCACCAAGGCCGCAGTGGAAATCGAGTGCTGGCAGGAGGGCACGGTCAACGAGTTGCTGGTGCCGGTGGGCGAAACCGTCGAAGTGGGAACCCCGTTGGCGACGTTGCTGGAACCGGGTGAGCGCCCGGCGAAACAACCGCGCAAGCGGGTCCGGCCCCCGATCGCGGCCGCCGCAGCGCCGGCGCCGGCGCCCTCGCGTGCGGCGGCCCCGGCCGGCGTGGCACCTCCGGGACACCGTCGGTGGGTCTCCCCCGCCGCCCGCCGACTGGCGCAGACGCTGCACGTCGATCTCGACACCGTCACCGGCACCGGTCCGCAGGGAGCGGTCACCATCAACGACGTCGAGCATGCGGCGGCGGCCAAACCGGCCGAAAAGCCGTCGGCCAAGATCGCCACCAAACCGACCGCGGCCGACCGCGCCGCGCTGATGCGGAAATCCATTGCGGCGGCGATGAGCCGGTCCAAGCGCGAGATTCCGCACTACTACCTTGCCGACGAAATCATCATGGAAAAGTCGCTGACCTGGCTGACCGCGCGAAACGCCCAGCGATCCATCACCGAGCGGGTGCTGCCGGCCGTTTTGCTGTTGAAGGCCGTCGGCCTCGCAGCCCAACGGTACGGCGAGTTCAACGGTTTTTGGCGCGACGACGGGTTCCAGCCCGCAACGGGTGTTCATGTCGGCGTAGGGATTTCGCTGCGCGGCGGGGGGCTGGTCGCACCGGCCATCCACGACGTTCCCGACAAGAAGCTCGACGACTTGATGGGCGACCTCACCGACCTGGTGGCGCGGGCACGTTCCTTTTCGTTGCGGAGCTCGGAGATGTCGGACCCGACCATCACGGTGACCAACCTCGGCGACCAGGGCGTCGACACGGTCTTCGGGGTGATCTACCCACCGCAGGTCGCCATCGTCGGCTTCGGTAAGCCGAGCCAGCGGGTCTGCGTCATCGACGGCGGCATTCGCGTCGTCACCACCGTGCAGGGCACCCTCGCCGCCGACCACCGGGCCAGCGACGGCCACCGCGGCGCCCTGTTCCTGAGCGCCATCAATGAACTCCTCCAACAACCCGACCTCTTGGAAAAGTGA
- a CDS encoding acyl carrier protein — MTTQQNTRDAVLSVLTTIAPEVDADDIRDDVLLRDQVDLDSMDWLNFLLGIHKRMHVDIPESDYASLRTLTDVVNYVDKHAAKTA, encoded by the coding sequence ATGACGACCCAACAGAACACCCGTGACGCGGTGCTGTCCGTATTGACCACCATCGCGCCTGAAGTCGACGCCGACGACATCCGCGACGACGTGCTGCTGCGCGATCAAGTTGACCTCGATTCGATGGACTGGCTGAACTTCCTTCTCGGGATCCACAAACGGATGCACGTCGACATTCCCGAGTCGGACTACGCGTCTCTTCGCACCCTCACCGACGTGGTGAACTACGTCGACAAGCACGCGGCCAAAACGGCTTGA
- a CDS encoding pyridoxamine 5'-phosphate oxidase family protein, with amino-acid sequence MSGTGEVITILPVSECWELLKSVTLGRLVTSVDGRPQIFPVNFVVQRRTILFRTAEGTKLVSAAMNNQVLFEVDDHTAVEGWSVIIQGRARSLRSDEEIEEADRAQLLTWIATEKKHYVRILPDLVTGRRFRFDRPSPSEPLE; translated from the coding sequence ATGTCGGGAACCGGTGAAGTGATCACCATCCTGCCCGTGAGCGAATGCTGGGAGCTGCTGAAAAGCGTGACCTTGGGGCGGCTGGTCACCAGCGTGGACGGCCGTCCGCAGATCTTCCCGGTGAACTTCGTTGTCCAGCGCCGCACCATCCTGTTCCGCACCGCGGAAGGCACCAAGCTGGTCAGCGCCGCGATGAACAACCAGGTGCTGTTCGAAGTCGACGATCACACTGCCGTCGAGGGCTGGAGCGTGATCATCCAGGGCAGGGCGCGCTCGCTTCGTAGCGACGAGGAGATCGAGGAGGCCGACCGCGCCCAGCTCTTGACCTGGATCGCAACCGAGAAAAAGCACTATGTGCGGATACTTCCGGACCTGGTGACCGGACGGCGGTTCCGGTTCGATCGGCCGAGCCCGTCGGAGCCGCTCGAGTGA
- a CDS encoding hydrogenase maturation protease, translated as MTAGPVVVIGLGNRYRRDDGVGIVAAAALDELGLPDIRVVTDVVEPMGLVEAWSGARLAVVIDAVVATPPMPGRVTRCALGDLVTATDGVSSHRVDVAAAYALGQALARVPDRLEVVSVEAADTGHGVGLTPQVAAAVPAAVSMAVDLAAEVVPVAARRDRDWSHQGYE; from the coding sequence ATGACCGCGGGCCCGGTTGTCGTCATCGGGCTGGGCAATCGCTACCGTCGCGATGACGGCGTGGGCATTGTCGCCGCCGCCGCGCTCGACGAACTCGGCTTGCCCGATATCCGGGTGGTGACCGACGTTGTCGAGCCCATGGGTCTGGTCGAGGCGTGGTCGGGCGCCCGCCTGGCCGTCGTGATCGACGCCGTGGTCGCGACGCCGCCCATGCCGGGCCGGGTAACCCGTTGTGCGCTCGGCGATCTGGTCACCGCAACGGACGGGGTGAGTTCGCATCGCGTCGACGTCGCCGCCGCATACGCACTGGGGCAGGCCCTTGCCCGGGTGCCCGACAGGCTGGAGGTGGTCTCCGTCGAAGCGGCCGATACCGGTCACGGCGTGGGTTTGACACCGCAGGTGGCAGCTGCGGTACCGGCGGCGGTCAGCATGGCGGTGGATCTGGCCGCGGAGGTAGTCCCGGTTGCTGCCCGGCGAGACCGCGACTGGTCACATCAGGGATACGAGTAG